A single window of Candidatus Neomarinimicrobiota bacterium DNA harbors:
- a CDS encoding 6,7-dimethyl-8-ribityllumazine synthase, which produces MAASIAGEVALQDQQIAIVVSRFNRKVTEQLLAGAEAAYLGHGGHPDKLTKVWVPGSFELPATARRLGASGHYAGLLTLGAIIKGDTLHFEVLAHQVTRALLQVSIDVPVPLSFGVLTTLSVEQALERADPQTGNKGGEAMESLIELISLNAKLAWPAGSS; this is translated from the coding sequence ATGGCTGCATCCATTGCCGGAGAGGTTGCCCTGCAAGATCAGCAGATCGCCATCGTGGTGAGCCGCTTCAACCGCAAGGTGACGGAGCAGCTGCTGGCCGGGGCCGAGGCGGCCTACCTGGGGCATGGCGGGCACCCGGACAAGCTCACCAAGGTGTGGGTGCCGGGGTCGTTTGAGCTGCCGGCCACTGCCCGGCGTTTGGGCGCTTCCGGCCACTATGCCGGCTTGCTGACCTTGGGCGCAATCATCAAGGGGGACACGCTCCATTTTGAAGTGCTGGCTCACCAGGTGACGCGCGCCCTCCTGCAAGTTTCCATTGATGTACCTGTGCCGCTGAGTTTCGGCGTGCTGACCACATTGAGTGTGGAGCAGGCCCTTGAGCGCGCAGACCCCCAGACTGGCAACAAGGGCGGGGAGGCCATGGAAAGCCTCATTGAGCTGATCAGTCTCAACGCCAAACTCGCTTGGCCAGCC
- a CDS encoding bifunctional 3,4-dihydroxy-2-butanone-4-phosphate synthase/GTP cyclohydrolase II, which translates to MFAAVEQALTDFGAGKMVIVTDDRDRENEGDFVILAEKASPENINFMMREGRGLICVPISLERARRLGLDPMVQRNTALHETAFTVSVDAVENTTTGISAQDRWQTLQVILDPQTTSSDLARPGHLFPLIAKPGGVLQRAGHTEAGLDLARLAGAQQAAALLVEIVDEDGTMARGERLSAIAERHGLKMVSVAEIIAYRRSTEQLVERLTTLQFPTQAGDFELFVYQDTIHQDTHLALVKGDLGGDEPVLVRVHSQCLTGDIFGSLRCDCGQQLDQAMARINAEGRGVIVYLRQEGRGIGLKKKLEAYKLQEEGLDTVEANERLGFKPDLREYGIGAQILKDLGVQKLRLLTNNPRKIVGLDGYGLELVSREAIEVPANARNAGYLATKRDKLGHLILQ; encoded by the coding sequence ATGTTTGCCGCCGTTGAGCAGGCCCTGACTGATTTCGGTGCGGGGAAAATGGTCATCGTGACCGATGACCGGGATCGTGAGAACGAGGGAGACTTCGTCATTCTGGCCGAAAAGGCCAGCCCGGAGAATATCAATTTCATGATGCGAGAAGGGCGGGGGCTGATATGCGTGCCCATATCTCTGGAGCGGGCGCGGCGGCTGGGTCTCGATCCCATGGTGCAGCGCAACACCGCACTGCATGAGACGGCCTTTACGGTGAGCGTGGACGCGGTCGAAAACACCACCACTGGCATCTCGGCCCAGGACCGCTGGCAGACGCTGCAGGTCATTCTCGATCCGCAGACTACCTCGAGCGATCTGGCCCGGCCCGGCCACCTGTTCCCCCTGATCGCGAAACCGGGCGGGGTGCTCCAGCGGGCCGGCCATACCGAAGCCGGTCTCGACCTGGCTCGGCTGGCGGGTGCGCAGCAGGCTGCTGCCCTGCTGGTGGAGATCGTGGATGAGGACGGTACCATGGCCCGGGGCGAACGGTTGAGCGCGATCGCTGAGCGGCATGGACTCAAGATGGTCAGTGTGGCCGAGATTATTGCCTATCGCAGGTCCACGGAGCAGCTGGTGGAGCGCCTGACAACCCTCCAGTTTCCCACGCAGGCCGGCGATTTTGAACTGTTTGTCTACCAGGACACCATCCATCAAGACACCCACCTGGCGCTGGTCAAAGGTGATCTGGGTGGGGACGAGCCGGTCCTGGTCCGGGTTCACAGCCAATGCCTGACCGGCGATATTTTCGGGTCCTTGCGCTGCGATTGCGGTCAGCAGCTGGATCAGGCCATGGCACGCATCAATGCTGAAGGCCGGGGGGTGATTGTCTATCTGCGCCAGGAAGGGCGTGGGATTGGACTCAAGAAGAAGTTGGAAGCCTACAAGCTGCAGGAGGAAGGGCTGGACACGGTGGAGGCCAATGAGCGTCTCGGTTTCAAGCCCGATCTGCGTGAATATGGCATTGGTGCCCAAATTCTGAAGGACTTGGGGGTGCAAAAGCTCCGGCTGCTTACCAATAATCCCCGCAAAATTGTTGGACTTGATGGCTATGGCCTGGAGCTGGTCTCCAGGGAAGCCATAGAAGTGCCAGCTAACGCCCGCAACGCCGGCTACCTGGCCACGAAGCGGGACAAACTGGGGCATCTGATTCTTCAATAG
- a CDS encoding riboflavin synthase: MFTGIIEELGRVIRRVTDKDHDILVIGGKEVFSDLAVGHSINVNGVCLTVDKLAAREFTVHVIPESLKSSNLGDLKPGDKVNLERAVAAGDRFHGHLVQGHVETVGYINNISVDHADVRITVTIEMRWLRYCLTKGSIALDGISLTVADISQEGITVALIPHTLEHTTLGIKKVGESVNVETDVFARYLERFLELDSDDEHWDLDPDRIRHWGIGES, from the coding sequence ATGTTTACTGGCATCATCGAAGAATTGGGACGGGTGATCCGCCGGGTCACCGACAAGGATCATGACATCCTTGTCATTGGCGGGAAAGAGGTGTTTTCAGACTTGGCAGTGGGTCACAGCATCAATGTCAACGGTGTCTGCCTGACGGTGGACAAATTGGCTGCCCGCGAATTTACGGTGCATGTCATTCCTGAGAGCCTGAAGAGCAGCAACCTTGGCGATCTGAAACCGGGTGACAAGGTCAATCTGGAGCGGGCCGTGGCCGCCGGTGACCGCTTTCACGGCCACCTGGTGCAGGGCCACGTAGAGACGGTGGGCTATATCAATAATATCAGTGTGGATCACGCTGACGTGCGGATAACAGTGACCATTGAAATGCGCTGGCTGCGCTACTGCCTCACCAAGGGCTCCATCGCGCTGGACGGCATATCGCTCACCGTCGCCGACATCTCGCAAGAGGGCATCACGGTGGCGCTGATCCCCCATACTCTGGAACACACAACCTTGGGCATAAAAAAGGTGGGCGAGTCCGTGAATGTGGAAACCGATGTATTCGCCCGTTATCTGGAGCGGTTTCTCGAATTGGATTCTGATGACGAGCACTGGGATCTGGACCCGGATAGAATTCGCCATTGGGGAATCGGGGAGAGCTAA
- the ribD gene encoding bifunctional diaminohydroxyphosphoribosylaminopyrimidine deaminase/5-amino-6-(5-phosphoribosylamino)uracil reductase RibD — MPAVIQQITLVETDGAATGADRDEQLMGQALALARRGIGRVSPNPPVGCVLVRDDQVVGAGYHQEFGGPHAEAMALSMAGAAARGATAYVTLEPCAGDGKKTPPCAPALIDAGIARVVVAVRDPNPRVNGRGLSLLESAGIDVIEGVMGQVGARLVRGFASWVLTGRPHVILKVARTLDNFVAAALSGNGWFTSPESKTRVHRLRSEVDGVMVGRRTAELDNPQLTVRDYPGANPRRIVLDTHMRLRPELRLFSDGAAPTLVMTSVGTTSETPWGEQIRVAAAPEGVNLEQVLAELGARGMTSVMVEGGPTVHRAFLQADLADEVVIFTSARSAEQSVHVIPELRNVLSVPAGWTVLSEEQLGGDRLEVAQRDVLPIADHVNRTERRSSN; from the coding sequence ATGCCGGCAGTAATTCAACAGATTACTTTGGTCGAGACAGACGGGGCCGCCACCGGGGCTGACCGCGACGAGCAGCTCATGGGCCAGGCACTGGCACTGGCTCGGCGGGGTATCGGCCGGGTGAGCCCCAATCCGCCCGTAGGCTGCGTGCTGGTCCGTGATGATCAGGTGGTGGGCGCAGGCTACCACCAGGAATTTGGCGGTCCGCATGCCGAGGCGATGGCCCTCAGCATGGCGGGAGCAGCGGCGCGGGGAGCTACGGCGTATGTCACCCTGGAGCCCTGCGCAGGCGACGGCAAAAAGACACCCCCCTGCGCCCCAGCGCTGATCGACGCAGGGATTGCCCGCGTGGTGGTTGCCGTCCGCGACCCCAATCCCAGGGTGAACGGCCGCGGGCTAAGCCTGCTCGAGTCAGCCGGAATCGACGTGATTGAAGGGGTTATGGGCCAGGTTGGCGCCCGGCTTGTGAGGGGCTTTGCCAGCTGGGTGCTCACAGGGCGCCCACACGTGATATTGAAAGTTGCCCGCACCCTGGATAATTTCGTGGCTGCCGCGCTTTCCGGGAACGGCTGGTTCACCTCACCGGAATCCAAAACCCGGGTACACAGGCTGCGGTCTGAGGTGGACGGTGTCATGGTGGGCCGGCGAACCGCCGAGCTGGACAACCCGCAGCTCACGGTGCGGGACTATCCGGGCGCAAATCCCAGGCGCATTGTTTTGGACACCCACATGCGGCTACGGCCCGAGCTGCGGCTTTTCAGCGACGGAGCCGCGCCCACGCTCGTCATGACGTCCGTGGGGACGACTTCTGAGACCCCCTGGGGCGAGCAAATCAGGGTGGCGGCTGCACCCGAGGGCGTGAACTTGGAACAGGTTTTGGCCGAATTAGGCGCCCGGGGAATGACCAGTGTGATGGTGGAGGGCGGTCCCACGGTGCACCGGGCATTTCTACAGGCGGATTTGGCGGACGAAGTGGTTATTTTCACGTCTGCGCGGAGCGCTGAGCAGAGCGTGCACGTTATCCCGGAACTGCGCAATGTCCTGTCAGTGCCGGCGGGCTGGACGGTACTTTCGGAAGAGCAGCTGGGTGGCGACCGGCTGGAGGTGGCGCAACGGGATGTATTACCCATCGCCGACCACGTCAATCGGACTGAGCGAAGGAGCAGCAACTGA
- a CDS encoding site-2 protease family protein produces MSPESSVERGVEALAQVAVIEKRGQLSSGEVVYYRLLDGSREDADRLALEPLNLAVDYFRKDERRYVVMRARNGSSRAISRTHIILFVATVITTLAAGAILNGSDVFRQPWTLLSGWPFSLSLMLILGIHELGHFYFARRHKVDVSAPYFIPLPPPLTFIGTLGAFIRMRGPIPNRRALLEIGAAGPIAGFLAAVPALFLGLHLSTVVQIEGAGIFLGDSLLMKLATAIMFPGLGAEEDVLLHPVAFAGWIGLLVTMLNLLPVAQLDGGHIAYALLGDRQVWVGRAVFLALIPMGLLLSPNWLFWGFLIFVLMRTVKHPPVHDVNLPLTVPELRIGIACLVIFILCFIPVPFRMV; encoded by the coding sequence ATGAGCCCGGAAAGCAGCGTCGAGCGGGGCGTCGAGGCCCTGGCACAGGTAGCCGTCATCGAAAAACGGGGGCAGCTCAGTAGTGGTGAGGTCGTTTACTATCGGCTGCTGGACGGGAGCCGGGAGGATGCTGACCGGCTGGCCCTGGAACCCCTGAATTTGGCGGTTGACTATTTCCGCAAAGATGAGCGGCGCTATGTGGTGATGCGCGCAAGGAACGGCTCCAGCCGGGCAATATCAAGAACCCACATCATCCTCTTTGTTGCGACGGTCATCACCACCCTGGCGGCAGGCGCCATATTGAATGGCAGCGACGTGTTCCGTCAGCCCTGGACTCTGCTGAGCGGCTGGCCGTTCAGCCTCAGCCTCATGCTGATTCTGGGCATTCACGAATTAGGCCACTTCTATTTTGCCCGCCGCCACAAGGTGGACGTGTCAGCACCCTACTTCATTCCGCTGCCGCCTCCGCTCACCTTCATCGGAACGCTGGGCGCCTTCATCAGGATGCGGGGGCCCATCCCCAACCGCAGGGCGCTGCTGGAAATCGGCGCCGCCGGTCCCATTGCCGGATTTCTGGCGGCGGTGCCGGCCCTGTTCCTGGGATTGCACCTGTCAACCGTGGTCCAAATAGAGGGGGCGGGCATTTTCCTGGGAGACAGCCTGCTGATGAAACTGGCCACGGCGATCATGTTTCCCGGTCTGGGCGCGGAAGAGGACGTGCTGCTGCATCCGGTGGCATTTGCCGGGTGGATCGGACTGCTGGTGACCATGCTGAACCTATTGCCGGTGGCCCAGCTGGATGGAGGCCACATCGCCTATGCCCTACTGGGCGACAGACAGGTCTGGGTAGGGCGGGCGGTGTTCCTGGCGTTGATCCCCATGGGGCTGCTGTTATCGCCCAACTGGCTCTTCTGGGGATTTCTTATTTTCGTGCTCATGCGCACCGTCAAGCACCCCCCGGTTCACGACGTTAATCTGCCGCTCACGGTGCCGGAGCTGCGTATCGGCATCGCCTGTCTGGTTATTTTCATTCTATGTTTTATTCCCGTACCTTTTCGCATGGTGTGA